A single Flavobacterium sp. 1 DNA region contains:
- a CDS encoding efflux RND transporter periplasmic adaptor subunit: MKRIIVFTGLIAVLSLASCTSKKEEKEEVETFAVTNPVKIDTSFTKQYVAQIKSFRNIEIRAQEKGFLQNIYVDEGQFVKAGQVLFRIMPKVYEAELLGAQAEEKAAEIELKNAKTLADKNIVSKNEQAVAQAKLDQAKAEVALAKVHLSFTEIRAPFDGTIDRIPKKLGSLIDEGELLTSLSDNSQMFAYFNVSEPEYLDYETNVKGRAGTKVGLLLANSTTFKEKGNVEVIESEFDNETGNIAFRARFPNPGKLLKHGETGKVLMDAPLHNVIVIPQKATYEIQDKKYVFVVDKNDVVSSKEIIIKGEIPDLYMIESGITVNDKILLEGVQKVKDNDKIHYKYEAPQEVITHLRLKAE; this comes from the coding sequence ATGAAGAGAATTATCGTTTTCACGGGCTTAATTGCCGTGTTGTCCCTTGCTAGCTGTACTAGCAAGAAAGAAGAGAAAGAAGAAGTCGAAACATTTGCAGTTACTAATCCTGTAAAGATTGATACTTCGTTTACCAAGCAGTATGTTGCACAAATTAAGTCTTTCCGCAATATTGAGATTCGTGCTCAGGAAAAAGGATTTCTGCAGAATATTTATGTTGATGAAGGCCAGTTTGTAAAAGCAGGTCAGGTATTGTTCCGAATTATGCCAAAAGTCTATGAAGCTGAATTATTGGGAGCTCAGGCAGAAGAAAAAGCTGCCGAAATTGAGCTAAAAAATGCTAAAACATTAGCAGACAAAAATATAGTTTCAAAAAATGAGCAGGCAGTTGCTCAAGCTAAATTAGATCAGGCAAAAGCCGAAGTTGCTCTTGCAAAAGTTCATTTGTCATTTACCGAAATCAGAGCTCCGTTTGATGGAACTATTGACAGAATCCCAAAGAAACTAGGAAGCCTTATCGATGAAGGGGAGCTGCTTACCAGTCTTTCTGATAACAGCCAGATGTTTGCTTATTTCAATGTTTCTGAACCTGAATATTTGGATTATGAAACCAATGTCAAAGGCAGGGCTGGAACTAAAGTAGGACTGCTTTTGGCTAACAGCACCACTTTTAAAGAAAAAGGAAATGTTGAAGTTATCGAAAGTGAATTTGATAATGAAACTGGAAATATTGCCTTTAGAGCACGATTCCCTAATCCAGGTAAATTACTGAAACATGGAGAAACCGGAAAAGTATTGATGGATGCCCCGCTTCATAATGTTATTGTGATTCCGCAAAAAGCTACTTATGAAATTCAAGATAAAAAATATGTTTTTGTTGTGGATAAAAATGATGTAGTAAGCTCTAAAGAAATTATAATCAAAGGAGAAATTCCAGATTTGTATATGATTGAAAGCGGGATTACTGTAAACGACAAAATCTTATTGGAAGGTGTTCAGAAGGTTAAAGACAATGATAAAATCCACTATAAATACGAAGCCCCTCAAGAAGTTATTACTCATTTGCGGTTAAAAGCAGAATAG
- a CDS encoding VOC family protein yields METSHIYPGAYTLNAYIAIKGCDEAIEFYKKAFGATERGRLLMPDGKIGHAEIVIEGSLLMMSEENSDWGNVSPQTIGGNPLTFGLYVRDVDAVFQKAIDAGATVLMPLKDEFYGDRTGQVLDPFGYKWMIATHKEDVSFEEMQKRFDKMCE; encoded by the coding sequence ATGGAAACTTCACACATTTACCCAGGAGCATATACATTGAATGCCTATATAGCAATCAAAGGCTGCGATGAAGCTATAGAATTTTACAAAAAAGCATTTGGAGCAACAGAAAGAGGCAGATTATTGATGCCTGATGGAAAAATAGGTCACGCAGAAATTGTAATCGAAGGATCATTACTGATGATGTCTGAAGAAAACAGTGATTGGGGAAATGTAAGTCCTCAAACCATTGGTGGCAATCCTTTAACTTTTGGATTATATGTTAGAGATGTGGATGCCGTATTTCAGAAGGCAATTGATGCAGGAGCAACAGTTTTGATGCCCCTCAAAGATGAATTTTATGGAGACCGTACAGGACAGGTGCTGGATCCTTTTGGCTATAAATGGATGATAGCTACTCACAAGGAAGATGTCAGTTTTGAAGAAATGCAAAAGAGGTTTGACAAAATGTGTGAATAA
- a CDS encoding pentapeptide repeat-containing protein — MPEYFFDLEYNSRTYDVNEVSFKEFERCTFNHCTFSACNFMDVTFIDCVFNDCIFNEAKINHVGLRTVVFNRCKIKEVNFAMCSKLIFEVRFYDCILDFSKFYTLKIKGTPFINCSLIAVDFMASDLTEVLFENCDLYRAEFAKAIASKANFKTSYNYTIDPKTTKLKHAIFSLEGLKGLLYKHDIIVK, encoded by the coding sequence ATGCCGGAATATTTTTTCGATTTAGAATATAACAGCCGTACTTATGATGTGAATGAAGTCAGCTTCAAAGAATTTGAACGCTGTACTTTTAATCATTGCACGTTTTCAGCCTGTAACTTTATGGATGTTACGTTTATCGACTGCGTTTTTAATGACTGTATTTTTAATGAAGCCAAAATCAATCATGTTGGTTTGAGAACCGTAGTATTCAATCGTTGCAAAATCAAGGAAGTAAATTTTGCAATGTGCAGCAAACTCATTTTTGAAGTGCGTTTTTACGATTGCATATTGGATTTTTCTAAATTTTATACCTTAAAAATAAAGGGAACGCCTTTTATTAACTGCAGTTTGATTGCCGTAGATTTTATGGCCAGCGATTTGACCGAAGTCCTTTTTGAAAATTGTGATTTATACCGCGCCGAATTTGCTAAAGCAATTGCCAGCAAAGCTAACTTTAAGACCAGTTACAATTACACTATTGACCCGAAAACCACCAAATTGAAGCACGCTATCTTTTCATTAGAGGGCTTAAAAGGGTTGCTTTATAAACACGATATTATAGTGAAGTAA